The window CTCCGGAGTCGAGTCGGAGACGCGTGAGAACTGCGCCGACTACTCGTGTCGACTCGGGTGGTATATACTCGCGTTCGATACTCCGAGACACCCTCGTTTCGTTCAACGAGTTCGTGCGTGTTTCCAAACGAGACTCCGATACGGAGAGAAACCGGACGGTCGTTTTCGCCGAGAGATCGGCTCACGTTCGGGGAGAGCACTCGTCGTGAGATCTGCGTCGATGTACTCGGATCGTGACGGTCGTGTCTCCGTTCCGATCATTGACGGCTCCCCACAGATATTTCTTCTATATAGCCATATTAGCAGTGGTTTTAGTGATCCTACGGTGAGGTACAGGCGATGACGCAGAAACCGTCGAAGCAGGGCGAGGGCGTTTCGCGGCGTAAGTTCGTGATCGCGTCGGGTGCGGCAACCGGTGCTGCTGCACTCGCTGGATGTACCGGTGGCGGTGGCTCGGAGGAGACCGAGAGCAGTGGTGGCAGCTCGGGCGGCGACTCCGACTCCGGCTCCGACAGCGGCATGGAAGAGACCGAGTCCTCCGGAATGGACACGAGTCCGCTCGAATCCGGCGGCTCCTCGACCGTCTACCCCATCGCACGCGAGGCGTCCTCCTACTGGAACGCCAACCGGCCGGCCTCCGACAGCGAGTACTGGCCGCACGACGAGTACGGCATCGACACGGACCTCGCGCTCGCGGACTACTGGGCGAGCCTCTACGGCTACGAACCGAGCGGCGAGGGCGAGCCGCCGTTCACCGTCTCGGTCGCACTGTCCCACTCCGGCACCGGCGTCGAGAAGGTCCGCGACGGCCAGCTCGACCTCGGTAACTCCTCGGGCAACGTCGAGGACGAACTGCCGGACCGCGAGTCGTACGACGACTTCGTCGACCACGTCGTCGGCGTCGACGGCCAGCCGCTCGTCGTCTCTCAAGAGATCGCCGACGCCGGCGTCGAGCAGATCACCGGCGACCAGCTGAAGGACCTCTACAAGGGTCGCATCAGCAACTGGAGCGAACTCGGCGGTCCGGACCGCGAGATTCAGGTCCTCGGCCGCGTCAAGGGCTCCGGCACACGCACCTCCTTCGTCGCCAACGTCTTCGGCAACCCCGAGGAGGACACGACGGTCGCCAACCGCTACGGGCAGAACCAGCGGCTCGCGCAGGCCATCGCACAGGCCGACAACGCGATCAGCTACCTCGCGCTCGCGTTCCTCGACACCGACGGCGTCTCGCCCATCGCGCTGGAGTGGGAGGGCACCACCTACGCCTACGGCGACGACGAGAACGGGCTGGACTCGACCGACTACCCGCTCTCGCGTGACCTGCACATGTACTCGTGGCAGGGTACCTCCAACAAGGAGGCCGCCTTCCTCAACATGATCTTCTCCGAGTTCGGCCAGGAACGCTTCGTCGCGCCGAACAACTACTTCACCCTCGGTGCACGGCGACTCGAAGAGGAGCGCGCGAAGCTCCCCGACCAGGTCTGAGCCCCCCGCCCTCGTTTCGACCCTTCGCAGCTCCCGGCCGGAGAATGGAAAACGACAAAACTACCGCTCAAGATTTTCAGAGTACACTCAATGATAGCCGAAGTCAGGTCTAGCGCGCGCAAGACACTCCTCGGTGGTGACGCGTCGGAAGGGGCGTTGCTCGCCGTCGGAGCGTCGGCCGTGACACTCGCGGCGACCATCGCCGCGTTCCTACTCCAGCCGGGCATCGCGCTCCCGATTCTGGGAGCGTTCGTCTTCGTGACGGCGCTGGGGTGGGTCACGTTTCAGGCCGAAATCGCCCGACTGCTGACGCTGGTCGCCACCGTCCTGACGGTGCTGACTGTCGGGTTCATCACCTACTACCTGTTCGCCAGCGCCTACCCGGCGTTCGTCGAACACGGGCTCGGTCTCCTGTTGATCCCGATCCAAGACGGCGAGGTCCGC of the Salinirubrum litoreum genome contains:
- a CDS encoding substrate-binding domain-containing protein, with product MTQKPSKQGEGVSRRKFVIASGAATGAAALAGCTGGGGSEETESSGGSSGGDSDSGSDSGMEETESSGMDTSPLESGGSSTVYPIAREASSYWNANRPASDSEYWPHDEYGIDTDLALADYWASLYGYEPSGEGEPPFTVSVALSHSGTGVEKVRDGQLDLGNSSGNVEDELPDRESYDDFVDHVVGVDGQPLVVSQEIADAGVEQITGDQLKDLYKGRISNWSELGGPDREIQVLGRVKGSGTRTSFVANVFGNPEEDTTVANRYGQNQRLAQAIAQADNAISYLALAFLDTDGVSPIALEWEGTTYAYGDDENGLDSTDYPLSRDLHMYSWQGTSNKEAAFLNMIFSEFGQERFVAPNNYFTLGARRLEEERAKLPDQV